In one window of Frigoriglobus tundricola DNA:
- a CDS encoding tetratricopeptide repeat protein produces MVAGLLVGAVLCAAAEPDAPRVAPGATEAHRDALARYGAALWNLRRERLLTAARQLEAAARADPDATEPLKQLARLYAQLGREPDAIRTARKVIAADPSDYDTAALLARLLCDAGELKEAVAAAKLAAESKALAEKPADAVRVYRDLARLCERANDLAAAESALRKAIEMVTEQRAAVIAAFAFTPKEADGEAADCLERLGHVLVKRAKYPLAAEAFAAAAKLYADPRAAKTRPAPPASTGTCPARSRPRAIPPAPSSTSKRS; encoded by the coding sequence ATGGTCGCCGGGCTGTTGGTCGGGGCGGTGCTGTGCGCGGCGGCCGAGCCGGACGCGCCGAGGGTCGCGCCCGGTGCGACCGAGGCACACCGGGACGCGCTCGCGCGGTACGGCGCCGCCCTGTGGAACCTGCGCCGCGAGCGGCTGCTCACCGCCGCCCGGCAACTCGAAGCCGCCGCCCGGGCCGACCCGGACGCCACCGAGCCCCTCAAACAACTCGCCCGGCTGTACGCGCAACTCGGCCGCGAACCGGACGCCATCCGGACCGCCCGCAAGGTTATCGCCGCTGACCCGTCTGATTACGACACCGCCGCCCTCCTCGCCCGGCTCCTGTGCGACGCCGGCGAGCTGAAGGAGGCCGTCGCCGCGGCGAAGCTCGCGGCGGAGAGCAAGGCGCTCGCCGAGAAGCCCGCGGACGCCGTCCGCGTGTACCGCGACCTCGCCCGGCTGTGCGAGCGGGCCAACGACCTCGCCGCCGCGGAGTCCGCCCTGCGCAAGGCGATCGAAATGGTGACCGAGCAGCGCGCGGCCGTGATCGCCGCGTTCGCGTTCACCCCGAAGGAGGCCGACGGCGAGGCCGCCGACTGCCTCGAACGGCTCGGGCACGTGCTGGTGAAGCGCGCGAAGTACCCGCTGGCGGCCGAAGCGTTCGCCGCCGCCGCCAAGCTGTACGCCGACCCGCGCGCGGCGAAGACCCGGCCAGCGCCGCCCGCCTCGACTGGAACCTGTCCGGCGCGCTCGAGGCCAAGGGCGATTCCGCCGGCGCCCTCAAGCACCTCGAAGCGTTCCTGA
- a CDS encoding SET domain-containing protein — protein MHYFRLKPSTIAGAGVGVFATTDIPRGTVLRELFAPDDVRRLTWAEFAALDVPSDVKENFVTRYETECFVPACFNRISVGWYLNDSEEPNLAHDANYDYYALRAIAAGEELLIRYDDL, from the coding sequence ATGCACTATTTCAGGCTAAAGCCCTCCACGATTGCGGGGGCTGGGGTCGGCGTGTTCGCCACGACGGACATCCCACGCGGAACGGTGCTCCGCGAGCTGTTCGCCCCCGACGACGTCCGCCGGCTCACCTGGGCCGAGTTCGCCGCTCTCGACGTGCCGAGCGACGTCAAGGAGAACTTCGTGACGCGGTACGAGACCGAGTGCTTCGTGCCCGCGTGCTTCAACCGCATCAGCGTCGGGTGGTACCTGAACGACTCGGAGGAGCCGAACCTCGCGCACGACGCCAACTACGATTACTACGCGCTCCGCGCCATCGCCGCCGGGGAGGAACTCCTGATCCGGTACGACGATCTGTAG
- a CDS encoding methyltransferase domain-containing protein, whose translation MSDINAAHHESNRHFYDRIAGAYDLIADSNERAARQAGVQALGLKPGEAVLELGFGTGNEVLDLAGLVGPTGKVAGIDISTGMLGVANRKLTEAMPTTPIDLRVGDARQLPFADRAFDAVYTSFTLELFPPADIPTVLSEARRVLKPDGRIGVVSMATVLPGHHASALERVYVWMHRHFPHLVDCRPIDTEGVVSAAGFRIAGVTNLEIWTMPVRVVVGRR comes from the coding sequence GTGTCCGACATCAACGCGGCCCATCACGAATCCAACCGGCACTTTTACGACCGCATCGCCGGCGCGTACGACCTCATCGCCGACTCCAACGAGCGAGCCGCGCGGCAGGCCGGCGTTCAAGCGCTCGGCCTGAAGCCCGGCGAGGCGGTCCTTGAGCTGGGTTTCGGTACGGGTAACGAGGTCCTCGACCTGGCGGGGCTGGTGGGGCCGACGGGCAAGGTGGCGGGAATCGATATCTCCACCGGGATGCTCGGGGTGGCGAACCGGAAGCTGACCGAAGCGATGCCGACGACGCCGATCGACCTGCGCGTCGGGGACGCCCGGCAGCTCCCGTTCGCGGACCGGGCGTTCGACGCGGTTTACACCAGTTTCACGCTGGAGCTGTTTCCGCCCGCGGACATCCCGACGGTGCTGTCCGAAGCGCGACGGGTGCTGAAGCCGGACGGCCGCATCGGCGTGGTGTCGATGGCGACCGTCCTACCGGGCCACCACGCCAGCGCGCTGGAGCGGGTCTACGTCTGGATGCACCGGCACTTCCCGCACCTCGTGGACTGCCGCCCGATCGACACCGAGGGCGTCGTTTCGGCTGCCGGGTTCCGGATCGCCGGCGTGACGAACCTCGAAATCTGGACGATGCCGGTGCGGGTCGTGGTCGGGCGGCGGTGA
- a CDS encoding 4Fe-4S dicluster domain-containing protein, which produces MKQTVPERATCDETPGRLVPIVSAQRCENKGPCVQVCPYDVFEIRKLTPEERGGLSLLTRLKVWVHGGKQAFVVRPGECHACGLCVTACPEKAITLSKPAEA; this is translated from the coding sequence ATGAAGCAGACGGTCCCCGAACGCGCAACGTGCGATGAAACACCCGGCCGGCTCGTGCCGATCGTCAGCGCGCAGCGTTGCGAAAACAAAGGGCCATGTGTCCAGGTCTGCCCGTATGACGTGTTCGAGATCCGAAAGTTGACCCCCGAGGAGCGCGGCGGCCTGTCGCTGCTCACGCGCCTGAAGGTTTGGGTTCACGGTGGGAAGCAGGCGTTCGTCGTTCGGCCCGGCGAGTGTCACGCCTGCGGGTTGTGCGTGACCGCGTGCCCCGAGAAGGCGATCACGCTGAGTAAGCCCGCGGAAGCCTGA
- a CDS encoding Clp protease N-terminal domain-containing protein codes for MDDIFLPSGRLRPDILDEATTRVLREALAHTRATNWDSVRTPHLFMGLLAAPDSGVFKWASKLGADLPGLLDQFRDLFYQSNAEPVPPLLLNREFLSDNVIRLLRDAYGRAADCGRFSLTPMDLLITLFTTPNSIVAECFERIGVTAAKLTELAVLAERDVPAK; via the coding sequence GTGGACGATATTTTCTTGCCCAGTGGCCGCCTCCGCCCGGACATCCTGGACGAGGCGACGACGCGCGTGCTGCGGGAAGCGCTCGCCCACACCCGCGCCACGAACTGGGACAGCGTGCGGACCCCGCACCTGTTCATGGGCCTGCTGGCCGCCCCGGACTCCGGCGTGTTCAAGTGGGCGAGCAAACTCGGGGCCGATCTGCCCGGCCTGCTCGACCAGTTCCGCGACCTGTTCTACCAGTCCAACGCCGAGCCGGTCCCGCCCCTCTTACTCAACCGCGAATTCCTGTCCGATAACGTGATCCGCCTGCTCCGCGACGCCTACGGCCGCGCCGCCGACTGCGGCCGGTTCAGCCTCACACCGATGGACCTGCTCATCACGCTCTTCACCACCCCCAACAGCATCGTCGCCGAGTGCTTCGAGCGCATCGGGGTCACCGCGGCCAAGCTGACCGAACTGGCGGTTCTGGCCGAACGGGACGTGCCGGCGAAGTAG
- a CDS encoding M48 family metallopeptidase yields the protein MPPPDELDLDPVEPAPSGSRSKESTAVKPAAPRTKGGTGKGGDAPERTSVARGRKVPYPPSPSDVPDDLTDYADSYVAQQNKLLAGLFVFLIFYIGMILFFTLIGAWCVWSIKHLPVAKVAGLVFSGIFFLYLVKGFFKRHPMNKEMHLEVTEEEQPVLFEFIYQLCDELEAPLPNKVFVSPDVNAAVMPRTSLINLFVEPRKDLLIGLGLVNSVNLSEFKAVLAHEFGHFSQSAMASSYTYVASRIIGDLIEGEDWFDRMVTWCKKQDNVFAVIGHAIGAPLWVGRTVLEQCYKAIALQRLVVSREREFHADLVAVRAAGSNAVVHCLLRTVFGLRCFDQAFNDLATALDHKLYSNDLYLHQDRAAAVVRRKKKEPHLGLPPLLATPHDGKDIEVFDAEEEALTDEIPPMWRTHPSNSDREKNAKERFVPAVVDHRSPWVLFDEPGELRERMTYKFYRMVFRVPKNAELTDAVRVQKFIDNEHAETTYDPKYKGAYDNRPIVPGDLPELNVLVRDTPWAEERMEKVLDKLYDGCEDHAEARSDLNKELEALQSGIVGRPSKSLRRKIDEVEEKRAENGEWFKSFDRRVYLVHVQMAARVDPALRDELVERYRFQLEVQRFFFTARDAHSKAEMYFQTMVAAVQGKIQVNRDFFGEFMQALRESWKALKFIIRDAREINLPAMKNFEEGDNLAAFILVGKMVPEPPLSYFKGVWLDKLMNQLQGVQQKCARLHFKSLGGILQLQETIAARWRAQREPVAAEVLDEAPVPAEVVPAAPGGSEVVQSAHTPLGRVDSVRAKAAELPVEVIDAEVVPDEPIAAEVIEAEVLDAAVVPSEPLPAAQAHAVPPEPSKSMAAFMASPAPAEARGAHPPPVVHPPVPPAVPVQSLPSADPFDFQAPAPPRPAPGAAPAVDPEVPRPAPKLAPRSRRPPRPSRNCRPMR from the coding sequence ATGCCCCCTCCCGACGAACTCGACCTCGATCCCGTCGAACCGGCGCCAAGTGGGTCCCGATCCAAGGAATCGACGGCCGTCAAACCGGCCGCCCCCCGGACCAAGGGCGGCACGGGCAAGGGCGGCGACGCCCCGGAGCGGACGTCGGTGGCGCGGGGCCGGAAGGTGCCGTATCCCCCCAGCCCGTCGGACGTCCCCGACGACTTGACCGACTACGCCGATTCGTACGTCGCGCAGCAGAACAAGCTCCTCGCCGGCCTGTTCGTGTTCCTGATCTTCTACATCGGGATGATCCTGTTCTTCACCCTCATCGGCGCCTGGTGCGTGTGGAGCATCAAGCACCTGCCCGTGGCGAAGGTCGCCGGCCTCGTCTTCTCGGGCATCTTCTTCCTGTACCTGGTGAAGGGGTTCTTCAAGCGGCACCCGATGAACAAGGAGATGCACCTGGAGGTCACCGAGGAGGAGCAGCCGGTCCTGTTCGAGTTCATCTACCAGTTGTGCGACGAACTCGAAGCGCCGCTCCCGAACAAGGTGTTCGTCTCCCCGGACGTGAACGCGGCCGTGATGCCGCGGACCAGTCTGATCAACCTGTTCGTCGAGCCCAGGAAGGACCTGCTCATCGGCCTGGGCCTCGTGAACAGCGTGAACCTCAGCGAGTTCAAGGCGGTGCTGGCTCACGAGTTCGGCCACTTCAGCCAGTCGGCGATGGCGTCCAGTTACACCTACGTCGCCAGCCGCATCATCGGCGACCTCATCGAGGGCGAGGACTGGTTCGACCGGATGGTGACCTGGTGCAAGAAGCAGGACAACGTGTTCGCGGTCATCGGGCACGCGATCGGCGCCCCGCTGTGGGTGGGGCGGACGGTCCTGGAGCAGTGCTACAAGGCGATCGCCCTCCAGCGGCTGGTGGTGAGCCGCGAGCGCGAGTTCCACGCCGACCTCGTCGCGGTCCGCGCCGCCGGGAGCAACGCCGTCGTCCACTGCCTCCTGCGCACCGTGTTCGGGCTCCGGTGCTTCGATCAGGCGTTCAACGACCTGGCCACGGCGCTGGACCACAAGCTGTACTCGAACGACCTGTACCTGCACCAGGACCGGGCCGCGGCGGTGGTGCGGCGGAAGAAGAAGGAGCCGCACCTCGGGCTGCCGCCGCTGCTGGCGACGCCGCACGACGGGAAGGACATCGAGGTGTTCGACGCCGAAGAGGAGGCGCTGACGGACGAGATCCCGCCCATGTGGCGGACGCACCCGTCCAACTCCGACCGCGAGAAGAACGCCAAGGAGCGGTTCGTGCCCGCGGTGGTCGACCACCGGAGCCCGTGGGTCCTGTTCGACGAGCCGGGCGAGCTCCGGGAGCGGATGACCTACAAGTTCTACCGGATGGTGTTCCGCGTCCCCAAGAACGCCGAACTCACGGACGCGGTCCGGGTGCAGAAGTTCATCGACAACGAGCACGCGGAAACGACCTACGACCCCAAGTACAAGGGCGCGTACGACAATCGCCCGATCGTGCCGGGCGACCTCCCCGAGCTGAACGTCCTCGTCCGCGACACGCCCTGGGCCGAGGAGCGGATGGAGAAGGTGCTGGACAAGCTCTACGACGGGTGCGAGGACCACGCCGAGGCGCGCTCCGATTTGAACAAGGAGCTGGAGGCGCTCCAGAGCGGCATCGTCGGCCGGCCCTCGAAGTCGCTCCGGCGCAAGATCGACGAGGTGGAAGAGAAGCGGGCCGAGAACGGCGAGTGGTTCAAATCGTTCGACCGCCGCGTCTACCTGGTGCACGTGCAGATGGCCGCCCGGGTCGACCCGGCGCTGAGGGACGAACTCGTCGAGCGCTACCGGTTCCAGCTCGAGGTGCAGCGGTTCTTCTTCACCGCGCGGGACGCCCACTCGAAGGCCGAAATGTACTTCCAGACGATGGTCGCCGCCGTCCAGGGCAAGATCCAGGTCAACCGGGACTTCTTCGGCGAGTTCATGCAGGCGCTCCGGGAGTCGTGGAAGGCGCTCAAGTTCATTATCCGAGACGCCCGCGAGATCAACCTGCCGGCGATGAAGAACTTCGAGGAGGGCGACAACCTGGCCGCCTTCATTCTCGTCGGGAAGATGGTGCCGGAACCGCCGCTCAGTTACTTCAAGGGCGTCTGGCTCGACAAGCTCATGAACCAGCTCCAGGGCGTGCAACAGAAGTGCGCCCGGCTGCACTTCAAGAGCCTCGGCGGCATCCTCCAATTACAGGAGACGATCGCCGCCCGGTGGCGGGCGCAGCGCGAACCGGTGGCGGCGGAGGTGCTGGACGAGGCGCCGGTCCCGGCCGAGGTCGTCCCGGCCGCACCGGGCGGCAGCGAAGTGGTTCAGTCCGCCCACACGCCCCTCGGGCGGGTCGATAGCGTCCGGGCCAAGGCCGCCGAGCTGCCGGTCGAGGTCATTGACGCCGAGGTGGTGCCGGACGAACCGATCGCGGCCGAGGTCATCGAAGCCGAGGTGCTCGACGCGGCCGTCGTTCCTTCCGAGCCGCTCCCCGCCGCCCAGGCTCACGCGGTCCCCCCCGAACCGTCGAAGTCGATGGCCGCGTTCATGGCGTCGCCCGCGCCGGCGGAGGCACGCGGCGCGCACCCGCCGCCGGTTGTTCATCCGCCGGTGCCACCGGCCGTTCCGGTTCAGTCGCTCCCGTCGGCCGATCCGTTCGATTTTCAGGCACCCGCACCGCCACGCCCCGCGCCCGGCGCGGCGCCCGCGGTCGATCCCGAAGTGCCGCGTCCCGCGCCGAAACTGGCCCCCCGGAGCCGGCGGCCCCCGCGCCCGTCGCGCAACTGCCGGCCGATGCGGTAG
- a CDS encoding aminotransferase class V-fold PLP-dependent enzyme encodes MPNETQNAGGDGARAGRPVPDWGAARRQILLDPTVTMLNTGSFGPLPEPVFDRATELRRRLAAGPTDFFVRQAPPLLWAARERAAAFLGTVPQRLVFTSNVSAAINLVASGLRLNAPGEILMSDHEYGAMIWCWERAAQRQGLTIRTFPIGVGGGPRGGPPGPPSCLPPMTTDPAEIVAAAAKAMTPRTRLLFFSHVLSPTGLVLPAKELCAEARKRGVVSVVDGAHAPVYIPLNVADVNADFYTANLHKWLLAPSGAGFLAIGPGNEDRLQPLHVSWGYHPDKYPIGETTASIGPDRRDNYGSTPRTRFLEFEGTRDICPWLAVPAAIDFQAELGFDNVRGRIAELAAYTRKVIGGLGLPLATPPVPALSGAMTAFELPAGLSAPTLRKELWARRVEIPVIERPNRLLVRVSHHFYTTEAEIDRLAEVLREIGIAR; translated from the coding sequence ATGCCGAACGAAACCCAGAACGCCGGCGGTGATGGTGCGCGTGCCGGTCGGCCCGTTCCCGACTGGGGCGCGGCGCGGCGCCAGATCCTCCTCGATCCGACCGTCACGATGCTGAACACGGGCTCGTTCGGCCCGCTGCCGGAGCCGGTGTTCGACCGGGCCACCGAACTGCGCCGCCGGCTCGCGGCCGGCCCCACCGATTTCTTCGTGCGCCAGGCGCCGCCGCTGCTGTGGGCGGCACGCGAGCGCGCCGCCGCGTTCCTCGGCACGGTCCCGCAGCGGCTCGTTTTCACGTCGAACGTGTCCGCGGCGATCAACCTCGTCGCCTCCGGGCTGCGGCTGAACGCGCCCGGCGAGATCCTGATGAGCGATCACGAGTACGGCGCGATGATCTGGTGCTGGGAGCGCGCCGCCCAGCGCCAGGGGCTGACCATCCGCACGTTCCCTATTGGAGTGGGGGGGGGCCCCCGCGGGGGCCCCCCTGGCCCCCCCTCCTGCCTCCCTCCCATGACCACGGACCCCGCGGAGATCGTCGCGGCGGCGGCGAAGGCCATGACGCCGCGGACGCGGCTGCTGTTCTTCAGCCACGTCCTCTCGCCGACGGGTCTGGTGCTCCCGGCCAAGGAGCTGTGTGCCGAAGCGCGCAAGCGCGGCGTCGTCTCGGTAGTGGACGGCGCGCACGCGCCGGTGTACATCCCGCTGAACGTCGCCGACGTGAACGCGGACTTCTACACCGCGAACCTGCACAAGTGGTTGCTGGCCCCCAGCGGGGCCGGCTTCCTCGCCATCGGCCCCGGGAACGAGGACCGGCTGCAACCGCTGCACGTGAGCTGGGGCTATCACCCCGATAAGTACCCTATCGGTGAGACCACGGCTTCGATCGGGCCGGACAGGCGCGACAACTACGGCAGCACGCCGCGCACCCGCTTCCTGGAGTTCGAGGGGACGCGGGACATCTGCCCGTGGCTGGCGGTTCCGGCCGCCATCGACTTCCAGGCCGAACTCGGTTTCGACAACGTGAGGGGCCGCATCGCCGAGTTGGCCGCGTACACCCGCAAGGTGATCGGCGGCCTGGGGCTCCCGCTCGCGACCCCGCCCGTTCCGGCGCTGAGCGGCGCGATGACGGCGTTCGAGTTGCCGGCCGGGCTGAGCGCCCCGACGCTGCGAAAAGAGTTGTGGGCGCGGCGGGTGGAGATCCCGGTAATCGAGCGGCCGAACCGCTTACTGGTTCGCGTGAGCCACCACTTCTACACGACCGAGGCCGAAATCGATCGACTCGCCGAAGTGTTGCGAGAAATCGGCATCGCGCGGTGA
- a CDS encoding PepSY domain-containing protein, with protein MSDIDPNELSVQLRDEQPVRRALRKRVMHAVRRAHLYCGLFLLPWAVLYGVTGFLFNHPSAFADAPTLTFGPSELVGTPMEVPPKPEAIAAQVVTALNERAKDAGPYTLIEPAQARYTRDFAFAVVRADGRDVSLLFDVNAPGGTVRSKPAAPPAKTERAPFATAPRGQPPTAAPADPLRLPDPLHERVKAAVPVVLDRTGFPTGSVTVTSVPDLSFRMSDGTRVWAVTYNALTGSVSGAPVESVAPPEEMSARRFLTRLHLASGFPGRASTKWFWAVAVDAMAFVMVFWSVSGLFMWWQVKATRRFGALVLLASAAAASALGVGMHGALTPK; from the coding sequence ATGAGCGATATTGACCCGAACGAACTGAGCGTGCAATTACGGGATGAGCAACCGGTCCGCCGCGCGCTCCGCAAACGTGTGATGCACGCCGTCCGCCGCGCCCACCTGTACTGCGGCCTCTTCCTGTTGCCGTGGGCGGTGCTCTACGGCGTGACCGGGTTCCTGTTCAACCACCCGTCCGCATTCGCCGACGCTCCCACCCTCACCTTCGGCCCGAGCGAACTTGTGGGAACGCCGATGGAAGTGCCGCCGAAGCCGGAGGCGATCGCGGCGCAGGTCGTGACCGCGCTCAACGAGCGCGCGAAGGACGCCGGGCCGTACACGTTGATCGAGCCGGCCCAGGCGCGGTACACCCGCGATTTCGCGTTCGCGGTCGTCCGAGCCGACGGTCGGGACGTGAGCCTGCTGTTCGATGTGAACGCCCCCGGCGGCACCGTTCGTTCGAAGCCGGCCGCCCCGCCCGCGAAGACCGAACGGGCGCCGTTCGCTACCGCCCCGCGCGGCCAGCCGCCGACCGCCGCGCCGGCCGACCCGCTCCGCCTCCCGGACCCGCTGCACGAGCGCGTCAAGGCGGCCGTGCCGGTGGTGTTGGACCGCACGGGCTTCCCGACCGGCAGCGTGACCGTCACCAGTGTACCCGATCTCAGCTTCCGCATGTCCGACGGCACGAGGGTGTGGGCCGTGACGTACAACGCGCTGACCGGTTCGGTCAGCGGTGCGCCGGTCGAATCGGTTGCCCCCCCGGAAGAAATGTCCGCGCGTCGGTTCCTGACCCGCTTGCACCTCGCGAGCGGTTTCCCCGGCCGCGCCAGCACGAAATGGTTCTGGGCGGTCGCGGTGGACGCGATGGCGTTCGTGATGGTGTTCTGGAGCGTCTCCGGGCTCTTCATGTGGTGGCAGGTGAAGGCGACCCGGCGCTTCGGCGCCCTCGTGCTGCTGGCCAGCGCCGCGGCGGCGTCCGCACTCGGCGTCGGGATGCACGGCGCCCTGACGCCCAAGTAG
- the hemP gene encoding hemin uptake protein HemP — MSEDEAENEERAAPEDEAPRLLSADELFAGKREVWIELDGTRYRLRITRRGKLILQK, encoded by the coding sequence GTGAGCGAAGACGAAGCGGAAAACGAAGAGCGCGCCGCGCCGGAAGACGAAGCGCCGCGGCTCCTCAGCGCGGACGAACTGTTTGCGGGGAAGCGCGAGGTGTGGATCGAACTCGACGGCACCCGCTACCGGTTGCGGATCACGCGCCGCGGCAAATTGATTTTGCAGAAATAG
- the prmC gene encoding peptide chain release factor N(5)-glutamine methyltransferase, with protein MNPAPQTPTIWTIKALLAWTTDFLTAKRVEGAKREAEVLLAHVLGGTRMDLFVRFDEQPTDAERARFKELIQRRVAGWPVAYLVGSREFYLLSFDVDPAVLIPRPDTETLVLEAIKRLKPLTEPAVLDVGTGSGCIAVSLAHQKKDARVTATDVSPDALAVAKRNAGKHGVADRVTFLHGDLFAPLAGRGHFDLIASNPPYIAQSEFAALAPDVRDHEPRLALDGGPDGLAFYRRIAAGAGPFLKPGGSLLLEVGFTQDAAVRALLAERPELDVGATLKDAGGHLRVVTAKRR; from the coding sequence ATGAACCCGGCACCGCAGACGCCGACCATCTGGACCATCAAAGCGCTGCTCGCCTGGACCACCGACTTCCTCACGGCCAAACGGGTCGAGGGCGCCAAGCGCGAGGCGGAGGTGCTCCTCGCCCACGTCCTCGGCGGGACGCGCATGGACCTGTTCGTGCGGTTCGACGAGCAGCCCACCGACGCCGAACGGGCCAGGTTCAAGGAACTCATCCAGCGCCGCGTCGCCGGGTGGCCGGTCGCGTACCTCGTCGGCTCGCGCGAGTTCTATCTGCTCAGCTTCGACGTCGACCCGGCCGTTCTCATCCCCCGGCCCGACACGGAAACGCTCGTCCTCGAAGCGATCAAGCGCCTCAAGCCGCTCACCGAGCCCGCCGTCCTGGACGTCGGCACCGGGTCCGGGTGCATCGCGGTCAGCCTCGCGCACCAGAAGAAGGACGCCCGCGTCACCGCGACCGATGTTTCGCCCGACGCGCTGGCCGTCGCGAAGCGGAACGCTGGAAAGCACGGGGTCGCGGACCGGGTGACGTTCCTGCACGGCGACCTGTTCGCGCCGCTGGCGGGGCGCGGCCACTTCGACCTGATCGCGAGCAACCCGCCGTACATCGCGCAGTCGGAGTTCGCGGCGCTCGCGCCGGACGTGCGCGACCACGAACCGCGCCTCGCCCTCGACGGCGGTCCGGACGGGCTGGCGTTCTACCGGCGCATCGCGGCGGGCGCGGGACCGTTCCTCAAACCGGGCGGGTCGCTCCTGCTGGAAGTCGGCTTCACGCAGGACGCCGCCGTGCGGGCGCTCCTGGCCGAACGGCCGGAACTGGACGTGGGCGCGACGCTCAAGGACGCCGGCGGGCACCTCCGCGTGGTGACCGCGAAGCGCCGATAG